In the Salvia miltiorrhiza cultivar Shanhuang (shh) chromosome 8, IMPLAD_Smil_shh, whole genome shotgun sequence genome, ATTCTGACACGTTGGGCACGGATTGACTCCCAACCCTATCGTGTAGAAGAGATGGCGGTCGACCTTGAGTGGCACGTTGCAAGGGAAACGGGGCGAGTTAAGGCTTTTTAGTTTGGCATTGTAGTTGAGAGCAGAGGAGGTGTCATTTAAAGCAGGTAAGTGAGGCAGGGTTGGAAGAAGTGTGTTTGGAATGCCTTTGTATTGCAGTATGGCTATGGCAGTCCTATTGTCTATAGGAAGCCCTGCATCCATGAAGGCCCTTGCAGCCATGAAATATCTGCCTGCAGCTTGGTTTGCTCGAACAAGCACGTTCGTGGTCTGGCCAGGTGCGATCAAGATTGCCTCAGTTGAGAAGGGCTTTGTGTACACTGCATCCACCTCAACCACTGTCATGCTGTGCCCGGAGATGGCAAAGAAAAGCTCGTCATTAAGTGCAGCATTGATGATACGCAGCAGGTACGTCTTCCCTTGCTCGAATTCTATGGCATAAGTATCTGCATTTCAAGAATCATTGTGATCACACACAACTTCACCTCTAAAATGAGTCCAAAACATACACAAATTTAATGTGTCGAAGCACCTACGTTTCTCCGAACAAGGGAAGAGTGGCCCTGGCTTCCCATTGATTGTGTGAGCATCAGACATCTTAGGAGGTAACCCTAGTTTCTGCCCTTGCTTAACAACCTCTTCAACATCATCATTCCACCACTCTCCTGCACACACAGACAAACACTCAACTTTTTTTAGCATTGTTACAAATAATCAAGAGGATCTTATTGCTTGTGTTTGAGAAACATAAATCAACCTAGGAGTAAATTGAACTCAAAATTGGGCTTTGGGAAAGGATATAGAGTCCCTTGTTTAGGCATGATAACAATAGCACCATAAACAGTTGCTCTGAGCCAAAATATATGTGCATGCCACCATAATGTGCCTCTCTGTTCTGTCACATTCATATCATAGGTGTAGCTCTGCCCCGTCTGAACCGGACACTGTGTTATGTAGGCCGGCCCGTCTGCCCACCCGTTGCCATACTGCTTCAATCCATGCCTACAAATTCAAGATAATGCAGATTTAGACCAAGATATATCATTGCACAAGTTGATTGAGTTTGGTTAGGTTTGAGATCTTTCACCAGTGAATTGACATGTTATATTGTGCATGGTTAGTAACGTTGATACGGAGGCGATCGCCTTCTCTAACGTAGATCGTTGGCCCGGGAAACATCCCATTCACTGTCACCATTGGCTTTGCATGGCACAATCTGCTCACATTCTTCACTTGAACCTGAAAATGTTGATAAAAAGCTtgatatattttcattttttcagcTATGAGAATCTAAaaacgatgatgatgatgatgatcttTTACTAACATCAAAGTTGTATGTTTTCACTGCAGCTTCGACGAATCCAAGGAGAAAACATAAGAAAAAAACACCAAAAGCATGTGTTCTCCCCATTTCCACTTAGCTTAATTAAAGTCCCTTGCAAATTTGTGATTTTGGTTTGTGTTTCTTTAATAGGAGGGGTGAGTGGGGAGAGGCCATCAATTTGTTATGGAGGAAAGGTGGTTTTTGATGATTAGGTGAAGAAATGTGAGGCTTCTaagcaatatatattttttgattcTATAATATATGAAGATGGAGAGCTACATAAAACCAACCATTTCATCTGCTTTAACTTGAAGAAATAGGTATTAGATATGTTTTTTACTAAGTTTAATGCTGTTCTGAATTTGCAGCATGCTCTTGCTTTAGTCTTCatctttctcttctctttgaTGTGAGTTTTAATCTTCATCTTTTATAATGCTTGGTTTTTAGATGTTAGGAACCTCCTATACATACATACTAATATGTTGACGTATATATCAATTTAATTTAGGTTGTATTGAGTAGAATATATTTGATCAATATTAATGAGATTAGTAAtgaatgatatatttatatgatttttgTGTGAGACCATTTTGCGAACTAAGATTCACTAGATGGTAGCCATGGGAGTGCCTTTAAAGTcaaatactttatttattcttcatTTTCTACATTTAATAATAatggaataaaaaattataaatgttATCcgtaaaatgaaataaaactaCCTTCCAAGATTTTAGTATTATAATCATTCGTTTTTACTACAATAAATATTATCAATTTTGTCAGCGTTATGCAACTAATAAAATTAGAGCAATGACATATTACGAGAAAATTGTTGCACAATTTTATTGGTTGTCTTCTCTTCGTCGAACTTTGTATGGAAAGCGATTTCACGACAACAGCCTATACCTTTCTATATAAGTTCTTGTGTGCTGGTTATATAttgaaatttattaaattatttagaaAACATTtgagaataaaattaattattgtcCAAAAAGAAATTTCATATTATATTGGGATCAAGGATTTGGATGGTggatttcaaatattttattataaagttGCTTTGAAATCTACCTAGACTACTACGAATATGTTCATTCCTCCGTCCCACCTCATCAGACCTAATTTTTTGGACAcgattatttaaattttttattataatgtaAAAGAGTGTAAAAACATGTGGACCTATATTTATTATAGTGAAAATTGATTATtcataaaagaaatatataggTCTAGTTGAATGAGACGGTCATAGTTCCTTTTAACACAATTATTTAAAAGAGTAAGATTATAGTGTTAAAAAACGTAAAAGTATGATCCAATATTTATTatagtaaaaaattaattactcaaaaaaaaaaaaaatcagatcaAGTCAAATGGTACAGGGGAAGGggaattattattttctaataaatccctaaatcttttttttttttttttaacttggaGATGGAAACAATGAGATTTGAACCCTAAAACGTTATTCAAAAATAGGAATTTGCATTGCTTGAATATTCCCTTGCTTACAAATTTATCATTGCAGATTTCTAATTCATCTGTTAAATCCTTTACTTGATTCTATTTCCAATTAATTAGGTTAGACAGATATGATGCCAATTGAACTGCGTCGAAGGCCGTCTGGAATAATTTAAACTAGAGTTATACTTTGTGCGATAtacgataataattataattaatataaaaattaagagCAATTTTtgatgtatgaattttatgtagaacacgtatgaattcgctgtataaaggtatgaattgtgaaaaaataaatttttgctacctttgagattcgaactcaggaccatatataaatacatccaacaagattacgaatcaaccgtagatcttgatgatctaagggctgaaaatgattattattttatatcttaataaatgctcttattttagccattccctatatatatacatgtatatatatagatattgatATACACAATATTATTATGCtatatttacatatattttgcATATCCTATATCTATTTTTATCATgtgcatatatatttaattttatttcaatgacatatttaatttaatttcataaaaaaaattggtgaatATACTTTcatgaatataaataattaaattgggcgggtggggggggggggggggttaaaCAAAAAAAGGGAGCATACAAATAATCCTACAATTTTAGGCTAATTGCTACCATAGAAATAAtcctttgattttattttatttacaaaattaccactagttcaatttaaaattgatttcaaattaattgttgcctttttaatatagtactaGCATTTTTATCCCATGCAATGCacaagaaatatttttatatttagatacaattgataccaactcaattatcatatttataaatataataaaaatttgtttttgattgaatatatttgagttgaatattacaaaataaaaaataaagaagaattcacaatattacaaattgatattatgaaaagaaaaaaaaaggaaaaatagatttattcaaaaaaagataagagaggagagagatatttttgaaaaataataattttaaataactataactttaacatttcaaatcaAATACTATTTACATAGAAGATATCAAATTAATGCTATTATCGTGATCCTTAATTGATattcacattaaatattttataattaatcaaatttcataattttggaaataaataaatgaatgaattaagaagataaagaaaataaaaagaaaaaaatataatttataaataaaccttcgattttattataactataaaattatcactcaattttaaaaataatttcaaattaaaaatcatttttttaatatattataaatagacCAGTTCCCTAATTTATACCCGTATAATAAGTCCATATTTTCTTTAAATCATATTGAGTCCATATTAAATTGGTTACCATGTGATTACAAataagttttataaattattttaatatattgaaGCATGTGTGACACGATCAaattatgaataaattaatgcatacatgagtaaaaatttaaatacttgcATGAGACTGGTCTTATATATGAGATAAATCACCTCAAAACATATAGTTTTCAGAAACAGAAGCAAAAGCAACGTTGTGGTACAATGGCTACAGCTTTCGCCTTACTTCTTTATACCTAGAGGTGTGTGTTTGAAACCCAATTGATTTAGACATTCACTCGTTAAATTAAATGTCTGAGtgtcaaaaattaaaattttcgttACCTATGAAATTTGAATTCATGATCACAAATTCATCTAACAAAGTAatgaaattcatattttttttaaatttaatttttttgctatatgtgaaattcaaactcaggaccacaaattaatctaacaaaataatgaAATTCATACTCCTTTTTGGCATCTTAATAATCCGAGTTCTCTTAAAAATGAGgtattttattttagccctctcCTCTATGTATATCCAATATGACGTTAATAATCTGAGTTCTCCTTTTCAAATCAttgtaattcaaaaaaaaaaatccaagatACAAAGTTCTTGGTTCTAGTTTAAGAATTGggttactaattttttttttcttcttattgtGCGTGCTCCACTCACGCTATATTTTCTATGATTTTCTTAAAGTTCATATCGTCTCATCTTATGCATGTGTTTATAAGACAGATGAAGTATACATTAGTTATGGTATATTTATGATAAGTAAAtttcttttgatttatttggtGTCCTCGTTTTAATTTGTTTTAGTTATGTTCGTTTGGAATTTTAATTTGGTTTTAGTAGCAAAGCAAAGAGTTGTTTTGGGAGTGGGCCCATATACGGGAGAAATGATGAGCGGTCGACATAAAAGGATTCCCAAAAGCAGTAATGTTCTTAAAGTGGCAGCCCAATCATTACATAAAGGGGCTTATGATAATCGGTATCCTTCAAAAAAATATGTGGACCTTCATTCTCATCTgggaatatttttttcattttaggatCCACTAAGCTCTTGCTTTCTTCCAAAGATCCTTCAAATATTCCTCACATTtattcttcttcattttcttcaaaacataaattttcaaacTTCACAAATCATATACTACATTCCTATTCACAATGTTAACTATTTTTGCAACTTTTAGTTATAGATATTTTAAATGAATGTTTTGGAGTTTAATACCAAAAGTACTCTCATTAAATCTCATCATTTATGTCTTCCACCAGATAATAATTGTATATCACTAAAGATAGATTACCATTAATTAAGGGTCTAAAAAGACTTACCTTATCAATTTGGAGGTGTGACGGATTTACACTAAAACCAaacactttttaatttttatatatctatataatatacatatataattaggGGTGTTTGCGGTTTAGTGCGGTTTGGCAACAAAATCAAACCAAACCGTAAAATACGGtttgattattttttgaaaCCAAATCAAACTGTATTAGCATAAAaccaaatcaaataaaaaaaataatagtctTTGAAGGTgacaacacgagttttaataaaaatgatttagAGTATTGTGTgtggagaaagagtctcacttcaaaagtagtgttaataatgataattaattgtattacgAGTAGAAAATTGGGGCTCGCCATGTGATAGAAAGTgtagaaaaatgataaaaaagactaatttttgtggatgtCCAAAAATGGCGaaaattaactattttttttgtggacagaaGAAGTATCTTGTAGCCCATGCATCGCACGAGAGAGCGTACTACATACATAATTTAACAAGCTAGATTAGAAAGTTAGAACTTCTAGGGTACGTTATGCGCAAACGTTGTTTCTGCAaaatgaattttacagaaaatTAATTGTCAAGAAGAAGTTGTTAAAATTATacaagaacataaaataaattgagaaaagagaagaaaataaaTTGAGATGAAATATGTTTACCAATTGATGAAGAATAGAAGAATTGTAAAGATTTTTGGACACTGAGATCGAGGTGGTGTTATAAGGAGTAAAATGGAGCAAACGTGGATATGAACCAACTCCATTAACGTATACTTTATCTATCCTTAATCAAATCGATGGGTTTGAACTtctttaaaatataatgaattttttttattgctcAATagcatttaaaatattaaagtccaataattttttttattaaaacccaaCATTCATTAATAATTAAAGCTCAAAATGAATGTTAATTTAAATCTTATGCAAAACAGTAGtaatcatataaaataattatatgttAGATATTTCACTTATTCACAtactcaaaataaattaatatgcaataaataaaaatttaaatagctTAATTGTACAAAAGCTTTTGTACATCATTTTATTAGAATTaagttcaaattttattttgatatatctTCAACAAGAAAGTAACGTAACTTGAGAATGTTATTTGTAGGAAAATGATTCCATTAAAAAAATGATTGTAGTGAAATACTAGGTTATCATGATACATATTATATACGATGCAATGCATAATAACCTTTTTTCCTTGATTATATATGTTATGTACAATGCAATGGATGATGCGCTTTCTTTTAGCAACATATATATTGTGTTATATAATCTTCCGTACGATATACATTTACATTGATAATGTCATTTCTTATTGATTTTCTCATGTGgcaaaaaatataaatggaCTAAAATTTTGATCAAAAGGATAATAGTATTGTATTGAGCTTAACAGAGAGCTTATTTGGACTTCCTTCTAGGAAATATTGTTTGTGTGTTTGGATGGTGGttgaatatataaaaattatcctttattgTTCAAAGAAGAAGTTATGGTTAGtttgtttataaattttttagttTCAATATAAATAAAACTATATTACTATGATTTTTTTGTGCAATGCATGGATGTAGATCCTAGATAATAGATTAATAAaccaaatttagaaataataaaatataattacgaATTACACaataattgaaattgaaatttattGTTTGTAGATAATATAGATCGTTGATCAAGAAATAAAATACGATGATTATCTTAAATCTAATAAGAAACGACGTCACGAAGCCTCCATGCATCGCATGGGTGGGACTGCAAGTAATCAATAAAGGTGCATTAGGGATTAAATCTGTTTATGTGCATCAGTTTGCAAACCGTACACGAAGCtcacgtgcatcgcacgagtggaCTGCTAGTAACCAATAAATTAAAGATGTATTAGGGATCAAATCTGTTTATGTGCATTAGTTTGCAAACCGTACGCGAAAGACATAGGATCTTAGGCATCCAAGCCATACGTATGACCAGTTCAATACAAAATGTATAAGCTAGCTTATAGGTAAAATTCGCTCATACAATAACTTACAAATCatacattaatttaaaaaaaaaaaaatcagactaGAAATCCTAACATGACGAGCTTAACTACCTATGAGTTGTTCATAGaaaccttaatatataaaaagaaatgcATGTGCAATTCTTTAATTATAGTTCATATGTAGTTGTTATACTAGGTgacattcattcgtataagtcATATTGATAAATGATAATTATTGATGCAACCAAATATGAGTAGTATTTTAGAATAGAAGTAGGGAAATTGAGATTGATGGTTTTGGGCGGTTTTATGGAGGGTGGTGGGGTGGAGGCAGCTCTATGATATTTGGAATTTTGTTAATATAGAGATCATAAAGTCCGAAACCCTAATCCCAAGAATCTGTAGCATTCATAAACACTTCCACATTCAAAACATCACCTGTGTCACGTAATTCGATTTTCTAATTCAACCCTGACAGACatcatatattaattaattaatatctctCAGGAATAGAAGAGACTCGACCACTTTATGATCTTGTCTACTTTCTTCATGCATGCACGGTTAAAACCAAGAttcatgattatttttaaataaaactttatttatttaactgCCATATACTTCATCTGTTTCAACTCAATAAACCACGTACAAGACCTaggcatatatatatagatgctaaaaaacaaataattaataataaaattggaAAGATAAAGTAATTCTTTTGAGGATATATTTATCTGAGAAGAGAAATGAAAATTTTCCTTTTAAATGAGAAGAAAGATAGTTATGTGAGGATTGACAAATGGTACATAATGAGTTATATATGagtttatttgttatatattgattttttattcTATAAAGTGACATATTGAAATAGCTAGAATCAatgtccaaaaaagaaaacatggtatatatatattgaattgggacgaagtaagtataattttcttttccCATGTTCCACCCAGTGGCGGattcggggggggggggggggtgctagggggggctgaagccccatcccaatttttgagttttttttttaaatatagaaatttatttaacttaatatatcaatatatatgtatgtatataaataagaaataaaagaaaaaattatttctagTATATCCAACTATCCTTATTAATTCTTTGAaattgtacattgatttgttacatttatgttatttttatcctatttttttcttaattaatttttaatgttgaatttgagtccattctaaagttaaaagtaaaattactaattattaacaatgaaagttagtttatttgtttagaaaatgaaatatatttttttaaaagaatgcataaaagtattgttttgtatactttcaatctacttgatgttgaattaattgaattgcaaacatatatctattatattaagtgattgttaaaaaaatgcatgaaaataaagtgtacggaatgttcaaaaaaatttgcttcgggggctcccgcccccgaaccctCGTGTAAATGTCTACATACGTTGtagatcaataaattcagcCCCCCGAACCTCAAATCCTGGATCCAGCAGTATTTTATATATCTCGCAATGAGATTAATCGCTATTAGcatcttttgtttttgttttggatTGATATTCAATAGCATATTTATGattataataatatcaaattaatatacacaattaaaatatatgaatttggATTAAAATCTTGAACATTTTCACGAAAAGATGGTCTGacacaaatttttaattatacgATTGAAGGCCAACctagctagaataaaaacaagCTGAATAAAATTTGATCCGGGCTCACATACATGCTTTATGGTATGTCAAAATATTCCATAAAGTATAAGCATTCACACAcacgtaatatatatatatatatatagagaagggttcaacagataagctaaatattgtggagaatagagaattcgtaaaataaaaacgaacagatctataattttaatgaacagatcaatataccacatgaacaacaatttgccaagggttcgaatcctgctggtggcgagttttactttatttttactaaatacgactgttcattacttatgttgatctgttcataatgaataaaaaaataattctctgttgaactcaaccctatatatatacacacacacacacacacactccatcTGTCTAttaaaaatagtcctaaaggtGGACGACGCgcgttttaataaaaatgattgttGTATTCTGAGTGGAGAGAGGATCTCACTTAAAAaatagtgtttataatgataattaattatattttgagtgGAGAGTAGGGACCACCATGTGATATATAGTTtcctaaaatgaaaaatgacTAATTTTTGCGAacatcccaaaatgacaaaagggGACTATCTTTTGTGcagggagggagtatataggaAAAGGTTCCATTGAAAATGTATTGAGAATTAAGAATGCGTTTTAACTCTGTCGAATAAGTCAACAATTTTAAtgaacaagtcaataatttttataaacaaGTATTTTGGTATGGGTTCAAATCCTGGAAGGAGCGAGATTTTTATCATATTTAAATAGATATGCAtgttcatcaattttattaatttgctcaaaaaatttatttatttattcattattttcaattttcaacataTTTACCATTTTTAATAGACCAcatcctctctctctatatGTATAGTATCCAGACTGAACATTTGGAACCGCACGAGAGAATCCAAAAGCGATGAGAATATATCTAAAAAGAGAATTTTATGCTGTATTGATATCCTTAAAAAAATCCCCCGCCCACCCacctaaaaaaaagaaagaaaaaacaaaacttGTATTTTCAATCTCGATATCTAGTATTGCAGTTTAATGAAAAATCTAATTTACATTTAatctgtaatttttttattattagaaAGAATTGATTTTTCAATAAtcagaataatttttttaaaaaataagtgaCAAATGTTAATTAGAGTTCATTgtctccgtccgccaaaattatgtaaaaattactatatttggcgtccgccaagattatgtcactttccttttatggcaatggtcccaccatcttctttaatattttatccttactaacactctttatttacaaaaaatccactcaaaactcaatctcaaccacacatctcataaagtggtgggaccctttctccactacatcaaaatcatcactaattttattaaatcccgtgcccaagcaattttttacataattttggcggacggagggagtaataaaatagTGATAAATTTAagctttaaaataaataatattaatacaaCAATATTAGTAGTGAGATAGTAGATAAaattatgagagagaatgtgatactACATTACTATactaaagataaaataaaagaaagaatgTGGTGGGTGTCTTTGTTTTATGCATATATGCTTAGTCCCCCAACCCCAACTATATATAGCCGCCAATCCATGCACAAATCCTTTATCctatcaaactaattaataggtGCAGCTTTAATTTGTAAGAAATGGCGTCAACTTCACTGAGTTCGCGTAGGCCCGCTTCATGGACCGTGCAAGAGAACAAACTGTTTGAGAAAGCGCTCGCCCGGTTCGACCGGGACACGCCCGACCGGTGGCAGAACGTCGCGAGGGCCGTCGGCGGCGGAAAGTCGGCGGAGGAAGTCAAGATGCACTACGACATTCTCATTGAGGATCTCCGCCGAATTGAGTCCGGCCACGTGCCTATTCCCAACTACAGCAACACTACTACTACTgctgaagaagaaaaaaggtTTTGCTTTatcattattttctttttctgcttcttttttttaaatattaaaaggtTTTATATTACTAGCTAATTGATTTTTATACTACCTAGCTTCATATATGGTGCATTTTTGCTCCCAGCATACATATCATATCACGTATATAAGCttcgtatttaattttattttttgttcttaAATGCGAACTCTTTTATTCAAAAAAACTTTTTCATGGGAAAAACATATTTATTCGGACAGAGAGGATCAAGTCTTTTTGACTAAAAAAAGATGTGGGAATTTTTtttgagtttaaaattatttaagtccAATGTTAGAACGATTTGCAAAAATAGACTAatatttttcggacttgcaaaaaaTATGACAATTATTTATTAGAATGGTTTGCTAAAATAGGCCAATATTTTTTGGTCTTGCAAAAATACGTCAATTATTTATTCGGACCAAGAGAATCAAGTCTTTATGACAAAAAAAAGGATGTGAGAATTTTTCTTGAGTTTAAAATTGTTTAAGTCCACTAAAACT is a window encoding:
- the LOC131000983 gene encoding protein RADIALIS-like 4; translation: MASTSLSSRRPASWTVQENKLFEKALARFDRDTPDRWQNVARAVGGGKSAEEVKMHYDILIEDLRRIESGHVPIPNYSNTTTTAEEEKRLLKYLKM
- the LOC131000980 gene encoding laccase-11-like: MGRTHAFGVFFLCFLLGFVEAAVKTYNFDVQVKNVSRLCHAKPMVTVNGMFPGPTIYVREGDRLRINVTNHAQYNMSIHWHGLKQYGNGWADGPAYITQCPVQTGQSYTYDMNVTEQRGTLWWHAHIFWLRATVYGAIVIMPKQGTLYPFPKPNFEFNLLLGEWWNDDVEEVVKQGQKLGLPPKMSDAHTINGKPGPLFPCSEKHTYAIEFEQGKTYLLRIINAALNDELFFAISGHSMTVVEVDAVYTKPFSTEAILIAPGQTTNVLVRANQAAGRYFMAARAFMDAGLPIDNRTAIAILQYKGIPNTLLPTLPHLPALNDTSSALNYNAKLKSLNSPRFPCNVPLKVDRHLFYTIGLGVNPCPTCQNGTQLAASLNNITFVMPQVGLLQAHYFSLKGVFTADFPDRPQTPFNYTGATFTNLQTTRSRLPRLSKIAFNSTVELVLQDTNLLSVESHPFHLHGYNFFVVGSGIGNFDPKKDPAKYNLVDPPERNTVGVPTGGWTAIRFRADNPGVWFMHCHLELHTGWGLKMAFVVEDGPDQDHAVRPPPKDLPHC